AGTTCAATTGTGCAATCTTGTGCAATTTCAGTTCCTTGTACGACGCGTTTAAATTCACGTTCCATCGTTGCACGAACATCTTTGTCAAACGTACGGATAGTGCCATTTAAATACGCTGTATCTGCAATAATATTATCTGCATTTGACGCAACGAAAGAGCCAACAGTAAGAACTGCTGATTCAGTTGGAGCTACTCGACGCGCTACAAGTTGTTGCAAGTTCATGACAAGCTGAGAGCCGATAACAATAGCATCTTTCGTTTGATGTGGATGGGCGCCATGTCCACCTTTACCTTGAATTTTTAGTTCAAAGCTATCAACTGCTGCCATGAGTGGTCCAACACGGTAGCCAATCATACCCGTTGGATGATTGGATGATAAATGTGTACCAAATATAGCGTCAACACCGTTAAGTGCACCTGCCTGTATCATACCGATAGCACCGCCTGGGTCTGCTTCCTCGGCATGTTGATGAATCAGCACATATTCACCTGCTAACTCATCTTTCATTTCCCATAAAAGTTTCCCTACTATTAATAAAGTAGCAGTATGACCATCGTGGCCACAAGCATGCATAACACCAGCTACCTTTGATTTGTAAGGAACATCTTTTTCGTCTTGAATAGGGAGTGCATCAAAATCGGCACGTAAGGCAATCCTTTTACCAGGCTTGCTACCTTTAATACGTGCAATCAATCCATAGCCACTTACATTTGGTTCAACTGGGACACCGAGTTTTTGATAGTATTCACTAATATAGTTTGCTGTTTCTTTCTCTTGGAAGCTTAGTTCTGGATGCATATGTAGATGGCGGCGAATGGCCACCATTTCATCAAAATGAGCATCAATTTTATCGAGTATTTGTTGATTCATAAGTAAGTGCTCCTTTATTAAAAAAATTATGCCTCGTCGTCTTCTTTAGGGACAACGCTATAGGTCGTAACATAGGATGCGGCAGAGAAAATGTTTTGTTGTCGCACACCAGTTGGTTCTTCACGTTGTGCATGTGCAGTATTATACGCTTTTGAGCTTTTCCATGCTTCAAATGAGTGTGGCCCATTCCATTGTGTCATAACAATGTACGTGTCGCCATTTAATGGACGCAATAGTCGGAACGCTACAAAGCCAGGCTCGTTCTCAATTGCACGTGCGCGATTTAAAAAGCGATGTTCAAATACAGGTTTACCTTCATCTGTCACAGGAATATTATTGAAAACGAAGAAGCCGCGTTCTTCTAATTCGTTTACCGAATCTAACACTTCAAATTTACGAGGTGTAGCAAATACAGATTTCCCTTCAGTTTCATGAATGAGCACAGAATTACCTTCACCATGCATTAAAATCATATGTTCGTTAGGATACTTATTTTTCACCTGTTCCATAAACTCACCTGTGCCAGAAGTTAAATAAATATTCATTATTTTGCCCTCCTTATAAATGTCTAATAATCAGTGATTAACTCCATTTAAGTGTAAGTTACCCGCTTTGTCAAAAAAGAAAGCATGTAGAAAGAACAATTTTATGACATTTCACTAGGAAAACTATACAATAGCAGAGGAAGCGTTTACTATTGAAAACGGATATCAATAATAATGGAATAAACAAGTGATTTTTTATGATAGGAAATTCATCGAGGGGAAGGAAATAATCAATGACAACACTTTTTAATGATACACTTCTACGTGCTGCACGCGGGGAAAGGACTGAACATACACCTGTCTGGTATATGCGACAGGCAGGTCGTTCTCAGCCAGAATATCGTACAATTAAAGAAAAATATTCATTAGAGGAAATTACACATCAACCTGAGCTTTGTGCGTATGTAACACGTTTACCGGTCGAAAACTACAATGTGGATGCTGCGATTTTATATAAAGATATTGTAACGCCACTACCAGGTATCGGCATTGATGTAAAAATTAAAGCTGGTGTAGGTCCAGTTATTTCAAACCCAATTCGCACAGTATCAGATGTAGAGAAATTAGGTGAGTTCAATGCAAAGGAACATACACCTTTCGTTTTAGAAACAATAAAATTACTAACAGAAGAACAGCTTAATGTACCATTAATAGGTTTTGCAGGAGCGCCGTTCACGTTAGCGAGCTATATGATTGAAGGCGGACCTTCTAAAAACTATAATAAAACCAAATCATTTATGGTTTCGGAACCAAAAGCATGGTTTGCATTAATGGACAAATTGGCAGACATGATTATTGCGGACGTTTCAGCGCAAGTAGAAGCGGGTGCAAAAGCGATACAAGTATTTGACTCATGGGTAGGTGCCTTAAGTGTTGAAGATTATCGTGTGTTCATTAAACCTATTATGACTCGTATTTTTGGCGAGTTAAAAAAAGAAAATGTACCGCTTATTCAATTTGGAGTTGGTGCAAGCCATTTAGTGAAAGAGTGGCATGATCTGCCAATTGACGTTGTTGGCTTAGATTGGAGATTACCAATTAAAGATGCACGTGCAAAAGGTATTACAAAGCCTGTGCAAGGAAACCTAGACCCTTCATTATTACTTGCTGATTGGTCAGTAATAGAAAAACGAACAAAAGATATTATCGATCAAGGCTTAGAGGTGCCAGGTCATATCTTTAACTTAGGCCATGGTGTATTCCCAGAGGTTGATCCAGCAGTATTGAAACGTTTAACAACACTTATTCATGAATATAGTGCACAACAAATTCAAGCCCGTTCTTAAAAGTAAGAGCAAATTCTATTGACGCAATTACACTCCTTTTTTTGTGTAATTGTTGTTGACGTACAAAATCATACAAAAAATATAGTTTAACTATTATTTAGAGGTGAAAAGGTTTATGAAAAAAGTTAAAGGTTTATTAGTAATGGCATATGGTACACCCTATAAAGAGGAAGATATTGAAACTTACTATACACATATTCGTCACGGACGTAGACCATCTGACGAGCATTTAGAAGATTTACGTAGTCGCTACGAGGCAATCGGTGGTTTATCGCCACTGGCAGCTGCAACAGAAGCACAGGCTGAAGCTTTATGTGCACGTTTAAATGAAGTGCAAGATGAGGTAGAATACAAACTATTTATCGGTTTAAAGCATATCCAACCATTCATTGAGGATGCTGTTGAGGAAATGGTTGCAGCAGGTATTAAAGAAGCAGTTTCTATCGTGCTAGCACCACACTTTTCGACTTTCTCTATTAAATCATATAATGGCCGTGCAGAAGAAACAGCAGCTGATCGCCTGAAAATTACATCTGTTGAATCTTGGTATGATGAGCCAAAGTTTATTGATTATTGGAAGGGTAAAGTGAATGAAACGTTCGATTCTATGACTGAAGAAGAACGAGAAAAGGCTTGCCTAATCGTCTCAGCACACTCACTTCCTGTAAAAATTAAAGAAATGGGCGATCCGTACGAAGACCAACTAATTGAGACAGCTCGATTAATTCAAGAAGCTACGGGCGTGAAAAATGTAAAAGTGGGCTGGCAATCAGCTGGACAAACACCAGAGCCATGGTTCGGTCCTGACGTTCAAGATTTAACACGTGACCTTTATGAGCAGAATGGGTACCGTTCATTTGTTTACACACCGGTAGGTTTTGTAACAGAACATTTAGAGGTGCTTTACGATAACGATTATGAATGTAAAGTTGTTTGCGATGAAATAGGTGCTAACTATTATCGTCCAGCAATGCCTAATACAGATCCGTTATTTATCGAAGCTATGGTAGATGCCATTCATAAAAAATTAAGCTAAGCGAAAAGAAAGTGATGATGTTGGTGACTCAAAAAAGACGAAAGGTAGTTGTTGTTGGCGGCGGCATTACAGGCCTCACAGCTGCGTTCTATATGCAAAAACAAGCGCGCGCAAAAGGATTGCCGGTAGATATCGTACTTGTCGAGTCGTCATTACGTCTTGGCGGGAAAATCCAAACTTTTAGAAAAGACGGCTTTATTATCGAGCGTGGGCCAGAATCCTTTTTCGACCGAGAAAATCATGTCCAGGCACTTGCGAAGGATTTAAATATTGAACATAGGATGATAACTGGAGATTCGGGGCCAACCTATATAGCTGTTGGAAGTAAATTATACCCGATTCCGAGCAATCTGATGTCTGGAGCAACGCCACATATCTCGTCATTCATTACATCAGGTTTATTTTCACTCAGCGGAAAAATTCGTGCAGCGGGAGATTTTGTCCTCCCGCGTTCTGCACGGGATGACGACCAGCCATTAGGTGAATTTTTTCGAAGAAGATTTGGTGCGGAGGTTGTAGAAAATCTCGTTGAACCTTTACTTGCAGGTACATTTGCTGGAGATATTGAGCAACTAAGCATGAGATCTACATTTCCACAGCTCTACGAATTAGAGCAAAAGTATCGTAGTTTGCTTTTCGGTATGAAACAGTCAGGGACAAATTTTTTAAGTTACAATCGGATAGCGAAGGATAAGGGCATTTTTCAAACTTTTGAAAATGGTCTTGAGACACTTATCGAAAAACTAGAAGAATCTCTACTTCCAGGGACCGTTATGAAGGGTGTTAAAGTAGAGCAAATTGATCACAGCAAAGATGGTACTGTGCAGGTCGTATTAAATAATTTTTCGCATATAACTACTGATGCGGTTATCATTGCAACACCATATAATGTTGCGCAAATGATGTTTAGTAATCACCAACTTTTAACAGAGTTAAATACGATGAAAGCAGCAACAATTGCAACAGTGACGATGGCATTTAAAAAAGAGCAACTAGGTGACTTGGATGCATTGTCGTTTTTTGTCTCTAGAAATAGTGATTTTTCAATAACATCTTGTACATGGATTAATCGGAAATGGCCTAATGCTACCCCTCAAGACTATGTATTATTACGAAGCTATATTGGTCGTGTAGGCGATGAAACGATTGTTGCTTTATCTGATTCAGAGATTGAAAAGACTGTATTACAAGATTTAAAGAATGCAATAGGAA
The genomic region above belongs to Lysinibacillus sp. FSL W8-0992 and contains:
- a CDS encoding amidohydrolase, which encodes MNQQILDKIDAHFDEMVAIRRHLHMHPELSFQEKETANYISEYYQKLGVPVEPNVSGYGLIARIKGSKPGKRIALRADFDALPIQDEKDVPYKSKVAGVMHACGHDGHTATLLIVGKLLWEMKDELAGEYVLIHQHAEEADPGGAIGMIQAGALNGVDAIFGTHLSSNHPTGMIGYRVGPLMAAVDSFELKIQGKGGHGAHPHQTKDAIVIGSQLVMNLQQLVARRVAPTESAVLTVGSFVASNADNIIADTAYLNGTIRTFDKDVRATMEREFKRVVQGTEIAQDCTIELDYRKGYPAIVNHEKETLFVRDIAQDICDVVEIPATMGGEDFAYYLEEKPGTFFFTGAAPDEYAPHHHPKFDIDEKGMLVAAKVMLSAALDYQIVE
- a CDS encoding antibiotic biosynthesis monooxygenase family protein, whose amino-acid sequence is MNIYLTSGTGEFMEQVKNKYPNEHMILMHGEGNSVLIHETEGKSVFATPRKFEVLDSVNELEERGFFVFNNIPVTDEGKPVFEHRFLNRARAIENEPGFVAFRLLRPLNGDTYIVMTQWNGPHSFEAWKSSKAYNTAHAQREEPTGVRQQNIFSAASYVTTYSVVPKEDDEA
- the hemE gene encoding uroporphyrinogen decarboxylase, with amino-acid sequence MTTLFNDTLLRAARGERTEHTPVWYMRQAGRSQPEYRTIKEKYSLEEITHQPELCAYVTRLPVENYNVDAAILYKDIVTPLPGIGIDVKIKAGVGPVISNPIRTVSDVEKLGEFNAKEHTPFVLETIKLLTEEQLNVPLIGFAGAPFTLASYMIEGGPSKNYNKTKSFMVSEPKAWFALMDKLADMIIADVSAQVEAGAKAIQVFDSWVGALSVEDYRVFIKPIMTRIFGELKKENVPLIQFGVGASHLVKEWHDLPIDVVGLDWRLPIKDARAKGITKPVQGNLDPSLLLADWSVIEKRTKDIIDQGLEVPGHIFNLGHGVFPEVDPAVLKRLTTLIHEYSAQQIQARS
- the hemH gene encoding ferrochelatase, with translation MKKVKGLLVMAYGTPYKEEDIETYYTHIRHGRRPSDEHLEDLRSRYEAIGGLSPLAAATEAQAEALCARLNEVQDEVEYKLFIGLKHIQPFIEDAVEEMVAAGIKEAVSIVLAPHFSTFSIKSYNGRAEETAADRLKITSVESWYDEPKFIDYWKGKVNETFDSMTEEEREKACLIVSAHSLPVKIKEMGDPYEDQLIETARLIQEATGVKNVKVGWQSAGQTPEPWFGPDVQDLTRDLYEQNGYRSFVYTPVGFVTEHLEVLYDNDYECKVVCDEIGANYYRPAMPNTDPLFIEAMVDAIHKKLS
- the hemY gene encoding protoporphyrinogen oxidase, giving the protein MMLVTQKRRKVVVVGGGITGLTAAFYMQKQARAKGLPVDIVLVESSLRLGGKIQTFRKDGFIIERGPESFFDRENHVQALAKDLNIEHRMITGDSGPTYIAVGSKLYPIPSNLMSGATPHISSFITSGLFSLSGKIRAAGDFVLPRSARDDDQPLGEFFRRRFGAEVVENLVEPLLAGTFAGDIEQLSMRSTFPQLYELEQKYRSLLFGMKQSGTNFLSYNRIAKDKGIFQTFENGLETLIEKLEESLLPGTVMKGVKVEQIDHSKDGTVQVVLNNFSHITTDAVIIATPYNVAQMMFSNHQLLTELNTMKAATIATVTMAFKKEQLGDLDALSFFVSRNSDFSITSCTWINRKWPNATPQDYVLLRSYIGRVGDETIVALSDSEIEKTVLQDLKNAIGIEGEPVTTVVSRWKNAMPQYTVGHEAKIERVKKELYEHFPTVKLAGSSFEGISIPECVEQGCKVANEILSEMFIQED